One window of the Streptomyces sp. B3I8 genome contains the following:
- a CDS encoding Gfo/Idh/MocA family protein translates to MSPTPLRVGIIGASARTGWAQVSHVPAIQALDGITLEAVVTRREESAREAAAAFGARTWHTDPLAMIQDSAVDIVTVAVKVPDHRELVLAALETGKAVYCEAPLGSSPAETRMLAASAQSGHSVIGLQGRLNPAVRRAARIIAEGGVGRPLNARVVSTSSAFGAASISAYEYFEKEESGASLLTLTAGHTLDLVEALLGEITEVDARTETLWPHPRLLDTGGRTRREVPDHVDVLARTATGAIVTADVVGGVPPEDADFRFELRGTDGWLTLTGGTLYGVQGGDLSLASSVPFAAPDRPAAPATAASPALNVAELYACLVRDLRTGGRSAPDFAHARHNSGLMAAVSEAARSGRRWTSANS, encoded by the coding sequence ATGTCCCCCACACCGTTGCGCGTAGGAATCATCGGGGCGAGCGCCCGGACGGGCTGGGCGCAGGTTTCCCACGTCCCGGCGATCCAGGCACTCGACGGCATCACGCTGGAAGCGGTCGTCACCCGGCGGGAGGAGAGCGCACGCGAGGCAGCGGCTGCCTTCGGGGCCCGGACCTGGCACACCGACCCGCTCGCCATGATCCAGGACTCCGCGGTCGACATCGTCACCGTGGCGGTCAAGGTCCCCGATCACCGCGAGCTCGTGCTCGCAGCACTCGAAACCGGCAAAGCCGTCTACTGCGAAGCGCCGCTGGGAAGTTCCCCCGCCGAGACGCGGATGCTCGCGGCTTCGGCCCAGTCAGGGCACAGCGTCATCGGTCTGCAGGGCCGCCTCAACCCGGCGGTGCGGCGCGCAGCCCGGATCATCGCCGAGGGCGGTGTCGGACGACCGCTCAACGCGCGGGTCGTGTCGACCTCGTCCGCCTTCGGAGCGGCGAGCATCTCAGCGTACGAGTACTTCGAGAAAGAGGAGTCCGGCGCCTCCCTGCTGACGCTCACCGCGGGTCACACCCTCGACCTCGTCGAGGCACTGCTCGGCGAGATCACCGAGGTGGACGCCCGCACCGAGACCCTGTGGCCGCACCCCCGACTCCTCGACACAGGCGGAAGGACACGGCGGGAAGTACCCGACCATGTCGACGTCCTGGCTCGGACCGCTACAGGAGCGATCGTGACCGCCGACGTCGTCGGCGGTGTGCCGCCCGAGGATGCGGACTTCCGGTTCGAACTGCGCGGCACCGACGGATGGCTCACGCTCACCGGCGGCACCCTCTACGGAGTGCAGGGCGGGGACCTCAGCCTGGCCTCCAGCGTCCCCTTCGCCGCTCCCGACAGGCCCGCGGCGCCGGCAACCGCCGCAAGCCCGGCGCTGAACGTCGCCGAACTCTACGCATGTCTGGTTCGCGACCTGCGGACGGGCGGCCGGTCCGCACCCGACTTCGCCCACGCGCGGCACAATTCCGGCCTGATGGCCGCCGTGTCCGAGGCCGCGAGGTCTGGGCGGCGCTGGACGTCCGCGAACAGCTGA
- a CDS encoding helix-turn-helix transcriptional regulator, with the protein MHEDPARAWTVEELGRQADLSRAAFARRFARLVGQPPLACPTWWRLSVAARLLKEGDRSLESVARSVGYGSRYAFANAFKRLHGVAPGRYRLERAGDREPTRWRPESGTTA; encoded by the coding sequence GTGCACGAGGACCCGGCGCGCGCGTGGACGGTGGAGGAGCTCGGCAGGCAGGCCGACCTGTCGCGGGCGGCCTTCGCGCGCCGGTTCGCACGCCTGGTGGGGCAGCCACCGCTGGCCTGTCCGACCTGGTGGCGGCTGAGTGTCGCCGCCCGTCTGCTCAAGGAGGGTGACAGGTCACTGGAGTCCGTCGCGCGCAGCGTCGGCTACGGCTCGCGGTACGCCTTCGCCAATGCCTTCAAACGTCTCCACGGTGTTGCTCCGGGCCGCTACCGGCTCGAGCGCGCCGGTGACCGGGAGCCGACCCGGTGGCGCCCGGAGTCCGGGACGACGGCGTGA
- a CDS encoding MerR family transcriptional regulator, which yields MTGATGRRSAELTIQEMARRSGFTEPTLRYYEKAGLLGPVARDESSGHRRYGPTTADRVEALACLRSAGVSVSGMRRYVDLLAEGDAAAAELRDLFASHADGLADEIGRLRLRLTYLRLKAELWDARERGDTDTEQRVVQDVTRVMDRITRKDRTT from the coding sequence ATGACAGGAGCGACCGGGCGGCGATCCGCGGAGCTGACCATCCAGGAGATGGCACGGCGGTCGGGCTTCACCGAGCCCACACTGCGCTACTACGAGAAGGCCGGTCTGCTGGGACCGGTCGCACGGGACGAGTCCAGTGGCCACCGCCGCTACGGGCCGACGACCGCGGACCGGGTCGAGGCACTCGCCTGTCTGCGGTCGGCGGGCGTGAGCGTCAGCGGCATGCGCCGCTACGTGGACCTGCTCGCCGAGGGCGACGCCGCGGCGGCGGAGCTGCGCGACCTGTTCGCCTCGCACGCGGACGGGCTCGCCGACGAGATCGGACGGCTCCGGCTGCGTCTGACCTACTTGCGGCTCAAGGCCGAGCTGTGGGACGCCCGGGAGCGCGGCGACACGGACACCGAGCAGCGCGTGGTCCAGGACGTCACACGCGTCATGGACCGCATCACGCGGAAGGACAGAACGACGTGA
- a CDS encoding MarR family transcriptional regulator: MTATPPYPPATPAQALSAMDDLMATHMVGQQEMAQRLGLNVTDLTCFGYVIQAGDDLLSAGDLASRVHVTSGAVTGILNRLERAGYITRRPDPLDRRRVRVAAEPDAVARVHALYEPYYLRLHELLAGCSPAETAFLAQWFAKAAGLAATYREELRQQDR; encoded by the coding sequence ATGACAGCTACACCCCCCTACCCGCCGGCCACCCCCGCGCAGGCGCTGTCGGCGATGGACGACCTCATGGCGACGCACATGGTCGGGCAGCAGGAGATGGCACAGCGTCTCGGCCTGAACGTCACCGACTTGACGTGCTTCGGTTACGTCATCCAGGCGGGTGACGACCTCCTGAGCGCCGGAGACCTCGCCTCCCGGGTCCACGTGACCTCGGGCGCGGTCACCGGCATCCTGAACCGCCTGGAAAGGGCGGGTTACATCACACGACGTCCGGACCCCCTCGACCGCCGACGCGTCCGCGTGGCCGCGGAACCTGATGCCGTCGCCCGGGTTCACGCCCTTTACGAGCCCTACTACCTCCGTCTGCACGAACTCCTCGCCGGCTGCTCGCCCGCCGAAACCGCCTTTCTGGCACAGTGGTTCGCAAAGGCCGCGGGACTCGCCGCTACCTATCGAGAGGAACTGCGGCAGCAAGACCGGTGA
- a CDS encoding NAD-dependent epimerase/dehydratase family protein, which yields MNTHHGPAASTPEGERVLVTGGTGFVGAHSVARLLREGHRVRLTVRRTGQEAEVRAALRQAGVAPDGRLEFALASLDADDGWAQAMTGVDHVLHHASPFPPTPPETEDELVRPARDGTLRVLAAARRAGVPRVVMTSSYAAVGYTVKPGDHYSEADWTDPDTEGLPAYHRSKVLAERAAWEYAHAHGGIELTVVNPTGIFGPQLGERPSASLGLVRAMFAGRMPVVPVMYFGVVDVRDVVDLHLRAMRDPRAAGERFIAVAGPSISLFGMAGILRERYPAAAALLPATEMTIEQVREAARTDPALRAAAALCGRIPVISNDKARTVLGWKPRDVRETILATAEQQIRAVGTTRV from the coding sequence GTGAACACACACCATGGCCCCGCGGCCTCGACGCCGGAGGGCGAACGCGTGCTTGTCACGGGAGGCACCGGTTTCGTCGGCGCTCACTCGGTGGCCCGGTTGCTGCGCGAGGGCCACCGGGTCCGGCTGACGGTGCGGCGAACAGGGCAGGAGGCCGAAGTGCGCGCCGCGCTCCGGCAGGCCGGCGTCGCCCCGGACGGCCGGCTGGAGTTCGCCCTCGCGAGCCTCGACGCCGATGACGGCTGGGCGCAGGCCATGACCGGCGTCGACCATGTACTGCACCACGCTTCCCCCTTCCCGCCCACCCCTCCCGAGACCGAGGACGAACTCGTCCGCCCGGCCCGCGACGGGACACTGCGCGTCCTGGCCGCGGCCCGGCGTGCCGGTGTCCCACGAGTGGTGATGACCTCGTCCTATGCCGCCGTGGGGTACACCGTGAAGCCCGGTGATCACTACTCCGAGGCGGACTGGACGGACCCGGACACCGAAGGGCTGCCCGCCTACCACCGGTCCAAGGTGCTGGCCGAGCGGGCCGCCTGGGAGTACGCGCACGCCCACGGCGGCATCGAGCTGACCGTCGTCAACCCCACCGGCATCTTCGGTCCCCAACTCGGCGAGCGGCCTTCCGCCTCCCTCGGGCTGGTGCGGGCGATGTTCGCCGGCCGGATGCCGGTCGTTCCTGTCATGTACTTCGGTGTCGTCGACGTACGGGACGTCGTCGACCTCCATCTGCGTGCCATGCGCGATCCCAGGGCGGCGGGCGAACGGTTCATCGCTGTCGCGGGCCCCTCGATCAGCCTCTTCGGCATGGCGGGGATCCTGCGGGAGCGATACCCCGCCGCGGCCGCACTCCTGCCCGCCACGGAAATGACCATCGAGCAGGTCCGCGAGGCGGCGCGGACCGATCCCGCCCTTCGGGCGGCCGCCGCCCTGTGCGGCCGGATCCCCGTCATCAGCAACGACAAGGCCCGCACGGTGCTGGGCTGGAAACCGCGAGACGTCCGGGAGACGATCCTGGCGACCGCGGAGCAGCAGATCCGCGCGGTGGGGACGACCAGGGTGTGA
- a CDS encoding IS701 family transposase has protein sequence MISADRGQLPGVRLGEVERLRGELAEFVADVFGSFPRRDQRRWGECYLRGLMLDGRRKSIQPMAERLPDGNMQALQQFVNQSPWDPLPVRRRIAEWLCEAIRPEVWVIDDVSFPKCGKASVGVARQYCGAVGKRANCQVAVSVHAATDTASCPLEWQLYLPREWTDEPDRCRRAGVPDEVVHREKWRLALGLLDTLAQWRLKAPVVVADAGYGVSTLFRLGLQTRGLSYVLALNGKEVAHPEDAEPHQPAYGGLGPPTLPRYRTPPQAVCVLAAQAGAERFTEVTWRQGSKDAMTSRFAVLTVRPAGKQSLAAAQEAGGGRNRWDGVLPVQTLLIEWPDGQDTPTDYWISNLPATTPVTDLVRWAKMRWRIEHDYRELKHGLGLDHFEGRTWRGWHHHVTLVTAAQAFLTLRRHDPKVRTPA, from the coding sequence GTGATCTCGGCTGATCGTGGGCAGCTTCCTGGAGTGAGGTTGGGGGAGGTGGAACGGCTCCGGGGCGAGTTGGCGGAGTTCGTTGCCGATGTGTTCGGGTCGTTTCCGCGGCGGGATCAGCGGCGGTGGGGCGAGTGCTATCTGCGAGGCTTGATGCTCGACGGCCGGCGCAAGTCCATCCAGCCGATGGCCGAGCGTCTGCCGGACGGGAACATGCAGGCCCTGCAGCAGTTCGTGAACCAGTCGCCGTGGGATCCGTTACCGGTCAGGCGGCGGATCGCCGAGTGGTTGTGCGAGGCCATCCGCCCTGAGGTGTGGGTGATCGACGACGTGTCGTTCCCCAAGTGCGGCAAGGCGTCGGTCGGGGTGGCCCGCCAGTACTGCGGAGCGGTCGGCAAGCGGGCGAACTGCCAGGTCGCGGTCAGTGTCCATGCCGCCACCGACACCGCCTCGTGCCCGTTGGAGTGGCAGTTGTATCTGCCGCGTGAGTGGACGGACGAGCCGGACCGGTGCCGCAGGGCAGGAGTCCCCGACGAGGTGGTGCACCGGGAGAAGTGGCGCCTGGCGCTCGGCCTGCTGGACACGCTCGCCCAGTGGCGGCTGAAGGCTCCGGTCGTGGTCGCCGACGCCGGCTACGGCGTCAGCACCCTGTTCCGGCTCGGCCTCCAGACGCGAGGGCTGTCCTATGTCCTGGCCCTGAACGGGAAGGAAGTCGCCCACCCCGAGGATGCCGAGCCGCACCAGCCTGCTTATGGCGGGCTCGGACCACCCACCCTTCCCCGCTACCGCACCCCACCACAAGCCGTCTGCGTCCTCGCCGCACAGGCGGGTGCGGAGCGGTTCACCGAGGTGACCTGGAGGCAGGGCAGCAAAGACGCGATGACCTCACGGTTCGCGGTCCTGACAGTACGGCCCGCGGGCAAGCAGTCCCTGGCCGCGGCTCAGGAGGCCGGCGGCGGCCGCAACCGGTGGGACGGCGTCCTGCCCGTCCAGACGCTCCTCATCGAATGGCCGGACGGCCAGGACACCCCGACGGACTACTGGATATCGAACCTGCCCGCCACCACACCCGTCACCGACCTGGTGCGGTGGGCCAAGATGCGCTGGCGGATCGAGCACGACTACCGCGAGCTCAAGCACGGCCTCGGACTGGACCACTTCGAGGGCCGCACCTGGCGCGGCTGGCACCACCACGTCACCCTCGTCACCGCCGCCCAGGCCTTCCTCACCCTCCGGCGGCACGACCCAAAAGTCCGCACACCGGCCTGA
- a CDS encoding HGxxPAAW family protein, translating into MSSLHGHVDLGHTVAGWTGTAIALIGFTAMGLAVVLASPAVAVCGGLVMVLSILVTWMLHVAGWGKPTGPRPASEWSWRVRDLGARQGHPHCLGCRLAGRTGAPAAAIIPAARPAPQPNAEPSSR; encoded by the coding sequence ATGAGCAGCCTCCATGGCCACGTTGATCTCGGTCACACGGTTGCCGGGTGGACCGGCACGGCCATCGCGCTGATCGGCTTCACGGCCATGGGCCTCGCCGTCGTCCTCGCCTCCCCTGCGGTGGCCGTATGCGGGGGCCTCGTGATGGTGCTGTCCATCCTCGTGACGTGGATGTTGCACGTGGCCGGCTGGGGCAAGCCCACCGGACCGCGACCCGCGAGTGAGTGGTCCTGGCGAGTCCGCGACCTCGGTGCCCGTCAGGGCCACCCCCACTGTCTCGGATGCCGTCTTGCCGGCCGCACCGGCGCCCCGGCCGCCGCGATCATTCCGGCCGCCCGGCCGGCCCCGCAGCCGAACGCGGAGCCGAGCAGCCGCTGA
- a CDS encoding IS5 family transposase (programmed frameshift), which translates to MVERLVPDELWELFQRVVPEAPSRPQGGGRRRHGDREVLAAIVFVATSGCTWQQLPSASFGPSGATAHRRFAEWSKARVWARLHRLVLDELGSRGELDWSRCAIDSVNMRALKGDLTGPNPVDRGKYGSKIHLVTERTGLPLSVGISGANLHDSQALIPLVKGIPPIRSRRGRRRRRPAKLHADKGYDYDYLRRWLRGRGIRHRIARKGTESSTRLGLHRWTVERTMSWLAGCRRLHRRYERKAEHFLAFTSIACTLICYRRLTK; encoded by the exons ATCGTTGAGCGGCTGGTGCCGGATGAGTTGTGGGAGCTGTTCCAGCGGGTGGTTCCGGAGGCTCCGTCCCGGCCTCAGGGCGGCGGTCGGCGGCGGCATGGTGACCGGGAGGTTCTGGCTGCGATCGTGTTCGTGGCCACGTCGGGCTGCACGTGGCAGCAGTTGCCGTCCGCGTCGTTCGGCCCGTCGGGGGCGACCGCTCACCGGCGTTTTGCCGAGTGGTCGAAGGCCAGGGTGTGGGCCAGACTCCATCGCCTGGTACTTGACGAGCTCGGCTCCCGCGGCGAGTTGGACTGGTCTCGATGCGCGATCGACTCGGTGAACATGCGTGCCCTG AAGGGGGATCTGACAGGTCCGAATCCTGTAGACCGGGGCAAATACGGGTCGAAGATCCATCTGGTCACCGAGCGGACCGGTCTGCCCCTGTCCGTCGGGATCTCGGGGGCGAACCTCCACGACAGCCAGGCGCTGATCCCGCTGGTGAAGGGCATACCGCCGATCCGCTCTCGTCGGGGACGCCGGCGGCGCAGGCCGGCAAAGCTCCACGCCGACAAGGGATACGACTACGACTACCTGCGGCGATGGTTACGCGGGCGCGGCATCCGGCACCGCATCGCCCGCAAGGGCACCGAGTCCTCGACCCGCCTGGGCCTGCACCGCTGGACCGTAGAACGCACGATGTCCTGGCTCGCCGGATGCCGCCGACTGCACCGCCGCTACGAGCGCAAAGCGGAGCACTTCCTGGCTTTCACCAGCATCGCCTGCACCCTCATCTGCTACCGCAGACTCACCAAATGA